The window TTTGAGCTACTACCGTGATGCACCCGCAGAACCGGATGCCTTTACGGATGAATCCAGAGTGTACACCTTCAATTTTGTGTACAATCCAAACGATGGGGAAACCTCACTAAACGCCAACTAATATGAAACCCATAAGTATTGTTTACATTGTATTGCGGCTGCTATTGGGCGGATTTATGATCTATGGCGGCATCCAAAAGTTCCAAAAGCCCATACCTACCCCTGTGGAGGTGGTGGAAAAAGCCGAAAAGTTCACCTCGCCCGAGAAGGAAAATACCCTGCAGAAGATTTTGTACATCAGCGGGGCCAAACAAACGGGTTACTTTTGGGAAGTACTGGGGATTTGCGAACTGCTGTTCGGACTGTTGTTGATCCTGCAAGGCACCAGTTTTGTAGGAGCCCTATTCCTGCTGCCCATCACCCTGCATATTTTCCTGTTCCATTTGTTTTTGGAATCGGATGAATTGCCAGAACTGTTTCAAACCTTTGGTTTGTTCGCAGTGAACATTGTCTTGGTCCTCAAGGAAAAGCGCCATTGGCAACATTTGCTGTGGATAAAACCCATCTAGCAGCAACCATTCGGATAGTTTGATGAAAAAGCGGGGCAATTGCCCCGTTTTTTTTATCCGTTTTACGACACGAAAAAAATGGATAACGTTAAGCCGAACCGTCAAAAATGTGGTATTTTATAAAAAAGTTTATTTAAATGACGGATGACATGGGAGTAATAGCCACCAACAAACGGGAAATCAAACTATTTTACAATGCCGAGACCAATAAAGGCATGCAGACCTTGGCCTACCTGAAATCGTCCCAGAAAAAAGTGTTGGACATCGACCTTTCCAAAACCAAGGTTACGGGCACGCAATGGACCGAACTGGCCAAACTGTTGGGCAAGCCCATCAAAGACCTCATTAATACCGAACATCCCGATTTTATTAAAAAATACGGCAAAAGCCCGGAGTTGCCCGATGATGAAGATTGGTTAAAATTAATGGAAAACAACCCCAAAGTGGTGACCCAACCCATTTTGGTGAACGGTGACCAAGCCGTACAAATAGACACTCCGTCCGAAGTGATGCAGTTTATCGAAGACGAAGACTAAACTGCCCCCATCCCATACTTAAATCCGTTCATCCGTATGCCGCAATCGAAAAGAGCCCGTTATCTCGGGATTGGAATCCTTCTGCTGATTATCTCGGCAAGCTTAGCGGCACAGTGGTTTTTCGACCAAAAAGTGGCTTCGCTGCTCCAAAGTGAAGCCATCCAACCTTATCAGTTGCAGTACGAAGGGCTGCACACCAATGTATTTTTGGGAAACATCCGACTTAGCCAAGTTTCGGCCC is drawn from Flagellimonas sp. MMG031 and contains these coding sequences:
- a CDS encoding ArsC/Spx/MgsR family protein is translated as MGVIATNKREIKLFYNAETNKGMQTLAYLKSSQKKVLDIDLSKTKVTGTQWTELAKLLGKPIKDLINTEHPDFIKKYGKSPELPDDEDWLKLMENNPKVVTQPILVNGDQAVQIDTPSEVMQFIEDED
- a CDS encoding DoxX family membrane protein, with the translated sequence MKPISIVYIVLRLLLGGFMIYGGIQKFQKPIPTPVEVVEKAEKFTSPEKENTLQKILYISGAKQTGYFWEVLGICELLFGLLLILQGTSFVGALFLLPITLHIFLFHLFLESDELPELFQTFGLFAVNIVLVLKEKRHWQHLLWIKPI